A region of the Chelmon rostratus isolate fCheRos1 chromosome 1, fCheRos1.pri, whole genome shotgun sequence genome:
TTATCAATTAATCCGCTGACTCTTTCTTGATTCATTGATCATTTATTCAAAATATTGTTTCATCTGCCGGAAAATTCTAAACTTTaggatattcagtttactatctAAGAGGAGCAGCAAGTCCTCACATGGGAGAAACTACAGCTCACAAATGTTGGGAATTTTTCTCTCTCGGATTCTATTATGAAATCAGTCCCGACAGCtgattgactaattgattagCCCAAAAAGAACCAAGACATTGTTGTTGCATGTGCTAAAGAAAAGGATTTTTGATGCATGCATCCAAACGTTAAACTTGTTGGCTCCAAAGCAGAGTTGGATCAATCTTCCAATTGACAGAAAACTAATTGGCAACTATTTAAGTAATTGATAATGAGGATTTGCTCCTGTTGTTTATCTAACGTGACAGTGAAGtggatgtttttggattttggacaaGACAAACTATGATGGacactgttttctgacacagAAGTGGCCTCTTAGCTTGTGTAGTGGTAACTGGACTGCATGAAGTATTGTTGAATTTATCTTATCATCactgggttaaaaaaaaaagtagtccCGCCCAACTTCATCAGCCAGTAATCGGCTCCAAAAGTGAAACACAAACCTGTGGCAGATAACATCCAACCTCTTTGTATATCAGCATTTCCTCTATGCCGATAAGGTTTATGAAACATGAGTGAGATTACTACAGCACGCTCTGTAACCAGTGTGCAGCTACGATATTAAACAATTTTACAGCTGTATCTTCAACAGGAAACagccattaacacacacacacacacagacacacataaatgcacaccACAGAGCAAGATTACTGCTGAAAGTcaaaagtgaaaacaggaaCTGTGCGAGAGAGAAATCGGCAGCAGTGGAGGGATTGCAGGAcgttattttgtcattttgtggaaGTGCAACACGTTTCTAGTTTTCGTCACACCACAAGTCCTACAGAGAGTGTTAAAAAGCGACCACGAAGCGGGAGAAGTGTTTGCTGGTCTCTACTGACTTTTCTTTGGGGTACAGTTTTTTGGGAAGACCTGCTAAGACCGGCTCTAAAGCTGCCTGTCTGAATCATGACATCAGGCAGCGTTGTCATTTTGTCCACCGCGGAAACTTCGGAGCACACTCTGACAAAGACGTTAAAAATAGAGCGATGTAAGCTTGTAGGTAGCTGCTAGCTTGCGGGATCAAAGCTGGACGGTTAAAAAAGCTCTGTAAAGCCACAGTTACTCACACAACATCGACAACATATGGGGGGGTGAACCGAACAAGGATGCATCAGTCAGTTATGTGGCTTCCAGCCTGACGAGTCCAGACAGCACCGAGCATTTCTCCGCCTCCCAGCTTCAATGTACCGGGCTGAGCTGATGCGGACACGAGACACGACGACACCGGCGATGCTGCAGGGTCGCTTTCTCTCCGGTTCAAAACATAAAACGGCTGTAAAAGTTAGACCTGGGCTTCAGGAGCAACAGTGTCGCGTTGCACACAGACCGACGTGGCAAACCCGTACCTCCTctcactgtgacgtcatcagaGCGCGACTTAAACAAGGCTACACTGCGCAGCCGCAGTTTGACAGAACAGACGGCTGTTCTGGAATCACTGTTGCTGCTATCTTTTAGATATTTTGATGAAGTTTAACAAAAGAGGTATTGATTTAACTTGATGGCGATTTTGGAGGCTGCACGGTTATTACTACCACTATTAATATTGAGAAGAAACTTTATTAGTTTTAAGACAAGGTGGAAGTCAAACGgtgctattttattttaaagtttcaAGTAGTGGTTTAAAAGATGTCACAGATTCTCTAGTGCAGTTGAATTATAATGTGTTATGCGGGGAGGACACTTCTCAGTATAATgcaatacaattcaacagcaccacaaattCAGCCTCCAAAATTATCACATCTCACTAAGagagtttcaacaaaaactgaacattttaaccTTCATGAAGTTGGGATTTATTGTATTGCAGGGCTGATGGCTGATGCTTCACTAGCTTTTCAAagctgtacctaataaactggccaatttatttgtatagcatagtgtagagaaaacaacaaacgcAAGCAAGCAGAATGACACAGAATAGAGGCAAATCTTACATTTGAGAGGCCAGAGACCAGTGAATGGCATCTGAAGCAGGACTAACGCAGTCAATCaattatttcaactgtttccggttaattttctgttcatttactAATCAATTATTCAAGTAATCCTTTCAGCTCTATTCAGAAATATGACTTTAGCTTTCAGAAAATGTATCTCTGTTGTGAGGGAGGTCTGCTGCAGTTAATCTTGTGAGAGACTCTTTAGCTGTGTGTGATGACTGAAGAATTGTACCCAATTCTGAGGTCAAAAATGTTCTCACCGGGAGATAAAAAGAATAAGAACAAGCTGTCTTATATTTCCCCTTATCCTCCAACACTAAGGCTCTAAATGAACATATCCTTGTCATTAATTTATGcagtagttttattttgactataatttgtgtattttcttgAGTAAAGTGAACAGTTGTTTTTTTAGAACATGAATTTATCAGAAACTTTTGTCGAGATTGTCATGATGGGCTGTGAACTCTGAACCTGATTGCTCCAAATTCTTCTTGAAAAGAGGTGACATTTGAGTGACAAGCATGCAAACTCTCTTAACCTGTTGATTTATACAAAACATTACATATACAAGTATAGATTGTCAAAATGGAGAAATAAAGCCTTCACTTTcttcaataaaaaacaacttCACTGTTTCACATTAGGTCTTGGCTTAAAGCCTCAGAAAATACTACGAGCCTTCATATTGgaataagaacaataaacagtTGTGTTCTACCCAAAAGGTAAAATGTTTATTATCTATACaattaataaacacaaactgcttgtacagtgtaaaaacaaaaaaaaagagagaaaaacttaaaaacatcaacaacttTCCATGTGTGAGTGATTTTTAGTTCAATGTGTATTTCTGAAATATACCAAGATTCAAgcaagaggggagaaaaagaaatcaggtatattttcattttgtgctgaCAACCAtaacttaaaaagaaaaaaaaaaaaaacttggacCAGTAACATTGACATGACTTCATTTCTTACATTAAAACCATGAAAAATAGTTTACAGTTATTTATGAGCACTAAGTGTAATTACTGCATTCAGCTTACAAAGGTTTGAAAACCACTTTATAATTATCTAAACAGAGGATGACTTAAAgatccagtgtgtaggatttagcaGCATCTAGTGGTGTGTTTGCAAATTGCAACCACCTGGGCAGCCCTCGCCTTACCCTTCCCTGCGGTGGCCGCTAAAAACAAGAAAGTCCCATCCCTGGAGCCAGAGTTTGGTTagtctgttctgggctactgtagaaacatggcagacttGGTGGAAGAGGACTCGCACCCTCAGTAGATACAGAGCTCTTTCTAAGAGAACAATTCTTATTTTCCGGTGATaataaactaatgaaaacataactctGAATAGTATATCtaatttctgccaatagatcccccaAAATCCTTCACACAGGAACTTTAATGTTAATATAAgccttttctttcaaaaattaAGTCAAACAAGTACAGTAAAGCCACTTCAACACATCCAGGatatatgaaaaataactaTTTACAAAAATTATAAAAAGCTACAAACTAATTTCAGCATTCACAAGAGTCTATTCATATTTAAAGGGGTTTAAATAGCACTTGGCTAATGTAACAACAAAATGTTGATTTACTGGCCCTGAGAGTCATCCATTCTGCACTTTATGATTGTTATCAAAGACAAGAATTAACTGTTACTGCCAAACAAACAGTCTTAAGAGGAGAAATCCTAAAAGCCACATGCTGTGTAGGAGTCGTGTAAAAGAAGGCTTTTAGTCCATATCGCCTCAGAATATTTGCATTACACTGATGAACTAGCAGAAGGAAGGGAGTACTATCCCAGAATTCTGCTCCGTTGTGTCGCAGTAACGACTTTCTTAAAAcaatatcttaaaaaaaagattattttttttgctgcctGCACACTCTGAGGAGGAAGATTATTCCAAGTGTCTGAAtctctctgtttcacttttTATGAATCCTTCTGCCAGCTGTTCACTTATGATTCTCTCAAATTTATAAAAATGGTGGCATTTAAACATTTACCAGCAGCCAGACAACAAGGCTCCCAGTTCTAGTGAGGTGTGCGTGTTCTCTGACACAGAGGTCACAGGGCGTTTCACAGCTGGAGGGTTCAGATGACGATGCTGGTGCCACTGCGAGAACTCTTgtcctgagagagacacactaACTTTAGATTCACGTCACTGACAATCGGTGAAActcagactgtttgtgtttgagcatgtgtgcatttgtcttgATGAAAGTGCGTTGGTGTAGTAAAATGTGTCTATCAACTAAAGCAGCGTGTGTCTTACGGAGTAGGGGTCATTCCTCCGTGCTCCTGGTTTGTGTCCCGGTTTGTGTCCGGGTTCGTACTCTGTGTAGCTGGGAGGTTGGTCAGCCCAgcctccgcctcctctcctccctccgcctcctcctctcctgctgctgccctcaTCGTCCGAGCTCCAGGACCCTCCTCTCGGGCGCCGTGATGCTGGGGGAGAGTAGTTTCCTCTGGACCTGCTGTCAAACAGGTCATCTCTGGAACGTGAGCGGGGGCGGTCCATGCCTCCTCGCGCCCCGTTGCGACTCCGCCCATCCAGTGACTCCTCGCTGTAGCTCCTGGGAATGCCTCTAGACCGGGCGGGTGAAGGGTAACGTCTGCCCGCCGCACCTCGCTCGTCACGACGGCCGAAGCCGCTGCGGCTGCTCTCGCTGGAGCTCGGGGGGCGAGTCTTGGGCGCGGGGGGTGGGAGCCTGCCCGGGTGCTGCTCTCTTATTGGTGGAAGTGTGATGACGCGACGCTCCATCGGGCCATCGTCAAGGGCGGAGATCATGCTGGGAGGGCCGGGGGAAAATGGGACACTGGGTTGCATGTGCTGTGGAGGAGGCGGGATCTGCTGCATGTGCTGGGGTGGAGGTGGCTGGGACTgatgggaggaggaagaagaagaaacacaaaatgacaaacaccaCTCGCACATTTCTGTGAAACTCACAGGTACAGTATGTTCTGTGTTGGCAGTTACAACACAAGAAATGCTGCACTTTGCCATTTTGTaccaacaggaaatgacataaCCAGCGCCCTGACagatgtcaatcaaacacacacatccaacactCCTGCCAATGTCAGCTTCAAAAATAGCAGCAAAACTCTTCTCCAAAGATTTTGTACTTTTGTATAGTGGAGGCGTACGACCCTTTCCTCATTAAATAAAACCTTAACTTCACACCGAAAACGGCATCTGGGTGGTTTATCGCATAATAGCCCCAAAACAGATactaaaaatactaaaataagGTAAACCAATTACTCAAATAATAAAGTATTCTGattgatcctgatcctgattaACAGGAATGGTTGCAGATATGATAGCATTTAAACATCTGTGAATGACAATATGACAAAACACTGATGCTCTAACAGATCTCAGAACATCGGTGGTTACATACCTGTAGCAGAGGACTGGTCGCGTTCATCCCCCTCACCTGGCTCTCCAGGTAATCAAGCATGTGATTGGTGTTGGCAGGGGTGTGGTTGCCATGGCCACTGGGAGGGGGCATGCTGTAAGACGAGGactgaggaggggggaggggcaTGGGCTTCAAAGGGATGCTCTTGCCTGAGACGGACCCTGGAGGGACAGAAACATTCACATAATAAAGTTAAGTGAATGAAAACCTGCCGACAGTCATGtgtaggggtgtgtgtgtgtgtgtgtgtaccagggTAGAGCAGCGGGTTCATCTGGGAGGAGGCGTGGCTCATTGGTCCATACACCGGCTGCCCTCCTAACCAGGGAGCCATGGCCCTCTGAGCCTCCTTCATCATACGATGCTGCATCACCGCtgaaagaggaggacagcacattttttcatattcatcAACACAGGAGGGTCTCATCTGAGTACACAGGCCACTTACCTGCACAGTGGCTAACACAATACGTGGACACACAATAAGCTTTCTACCAGCCAGGCAACACAAGGTGTACCAGAACAGTATGAAAATCAACTTGCAGGGATACGGATGAGAATGGTAACCTGTGACGGTGCACatttacttgttgttttctgtcttgagGTGGGTTAACATTACACCGGATTACAGGTTAGAGCAGAAACTGTTTTCAAAACttcttgcttgtgttttcttgtctttaaGGGAACAACATCCAACACCGTAGAGCCACGACTGCTGAGCAGCAACTCTTTAAAGGACATTTTTGAAGTCTGTCTTCATACTCATAAGGCCATCACGTACATTTAAGTTATCTGTCGCTGTAATCGTTTCTGCTCTCTGTATTGGCTGTTAAGAGGTCGCTTCCTAACTTGATATCAATGTAAGTGATCTCTGTAGTCCCCGTTCTGTgtagaaatgcatttttaagttCAGCTGAAGCGAATGAGCCTTCAGCCCTCCAAGTTAGTAAAAGCAAATGCTGATCTCGTAAAATTACACTCTTTGTTTCCCCAGGCAGTGTTTCCCTGCAGAGCTCCGGTGGAGGAACAgtagcacacagacacagtaactTAGGAGGATTTGATTTGACTAATTCAGACTGTTGAAGTCTCATATTGGCTTCAGCTAAACcttaaaatacaaatttaaacAGAACAAGAACTATAGATTTTATCCCCCATCTCTTACACTGAAATCATTTCGATGGGGATCTTTTCACAGCCAGTGTGGGCAGGAGGAACGTTTACAGCTATAAATAAGTCTCTCAGTGTACATATGGGCATGTGAGTATtgttttaaaacagataaaatgtgaACTTATCCCTTAAATGCACAAAAGtgcaccatgttttttttttcacccaagTTGCCTTATTGTTAGTTTTCCATCTACTTCTGACAGCACAAGCTGTGAATTTAATGCAGCCCATTGCTCTGGATGTCCGAGCACCAATGAAGAAGAGCTTTCTAAATGGCGCCTGCTCTCTACCTTTTTCAGGACAGCAGCATTGCTGTGGGCAGCAGGGACAGCGAACATAGCAGCAGCATCTCTGAGGGCAGcactggcagcagcagatacagaagaggaggatgaggaggagggctcCGATGATGATGAACAACACTGTCAACCAGTCTGCCGGACAGGGGGAAGAGACAGGCTTATTGTGACGTGTCCAGAGAAACACATAACTTTTAATTCCGTCACTGATTTTGTCACAGCTCCCAACAGGGAACTATAATGCACAACATTTCGGTCTAATAACATCAGCAGAAGCTGTGGAAATGTGGGGAAGAATCTGGGGCAGCGAGTGCATGTGT
Encoded here:
- the LOC121605012 gene encoding immunoglobulin-like domain-containing receptor 1; this encodes MRGSRAAIVLLSLLQVSMCIQVIVPQQERSTALFASVVLRCDYSTSANLQDVLVTWRYKSFCKDPVLEYYSTAYQSALQLGQDPSNDCPDRQRTVRTVIQKRGSNEPTLGAEYRERRITIQNKADLVITEVMWWDNGVYFCSVDAAGDTSGDSDKEVKLIVYHWLTVLFIIIGALLLILLFCICCCQCCPQRCCCYVRCPCCPQQCCCPEKAVMQHRMMKEAQRAMAPWLGGQPVYGPMSHASSQMNPLLYPGSVSGKSIPLKPMPLPPPQSSSYSMPPPSGHGNHTPANTNHMLDYLESQVRGMNATSPLLQSQPPPPQHMQQIPPPPQHMQPSVPFSPGPPSMISALDDGPMERRVITLPPIREQHPGRLPPPAPKTRPPSSSESSRSGFGRRDERGAAGRRYPSPARSRGIPRSYSEESLDGRSRNGARGGMDRPRSRSRDDLFDSRSRGNYSPPASRRPRGGSWSSDDEGSSRRGGGGGRRGGGGWADQPPSYTEYEPGHKPGHKPGARRNDPYSDKSSRSGTSIVI